DNA sequence from the Pedobacter sp. W3I1 genome:
TAATTACCCATTAAAATAAGCTAAAGTAGCCTCCTTGTCTTTTTGTAACTGAATAGTTAAAGCCTCTAATCCGGTGAATTTCACATCGTGGCGCAGGAATTTCAAAAAGTTCATCTTAATATCCTGTCCATAAATTTCCTGATTAAAATCGAAAATATTTACTTCAATATTTCTGGTCATTCCGTTAATGGTTGGCCGCTGCCCGATATAGGCCATACCCTTATAAGTCCGAAGTCCGGAGTCCGAAGTCTGAAGTCTGTTTGTCGATACCAAATCTTCTTCTTTAAAATCGGCGCTCATCTCTACGGTAACCGCATAAATGCCGTCGCCCGGAATCAGTTTATAAGTCTCCTCAACAAAGATGTTCGCCGTGGGGAAACCAATAGTTCTGCCTATTTTATCGCCTTTAATTACCCTTCCAAAAATAGAAAAAGGGTAGCCCAGATAATCGTTAGCCAAACTTACATCCCCTGCTAAAAGTGCCTGGCGGATTTTGGTCGAGCTTACCGCAACATCATGAATATCCTGTTCCATAATTTCCTCCACACTAAAGCCATAATGCAAGCCAGCGGCTTTTAAATCGCTTAGATTGCCCGAACGGTCTTTGCCAAAACGATGGTCATAACCAATAATAATATGCCTGGTGCCAATGTTGTTCACCAATGTGCTTTTTATATAATCTTCAGGCAGCTGATTGGAGAAATCTCTGGTAAAGGGGGTAATAATCAAATGATCAACACCTAACCCTTTTAAAATTTCTGCTTTTTCATTAATGGTATTAATCATTTTTAGCTCCTGGTTTTCAGGATCGATAATCATTCTCGGGTGTGGGAAAAAAGTTAGAATTACACTTTCTCCATTATCAACTTTTGCCTTTTGTACCAGTTGTTTAATGATTTTTTGGTGCCCGAAATGCACACCGTCGAAAGTGCCAATGGTTACAATGGCAT
Encoded proteins:
- a CDS encoding bifunctional riboflavin kinase/FAD synthetase; this translates as MKIYYNLSDFKKLDNAIVTIGTFDGVHFGHQKIIKQLVQKAKVDNGESVILTFFPHPRMIIDPENQELKMINTINEKAEILKGLGVDHLIITPFTRDFSNQLPEDYIKSTLVNNIGTRHIIIGYDHRFGKDRSGNLSDLKAAGLHYGFSVEEIMEQDIHDVAVSSTKIRQALLAGDVSLANDYLGYPFSIFGRVIKGDKIGRTIGFPTANIFVEETYKLIPGDGIYAVTVEMSADFKEEDLVSTNRLQTSDSGLRTYKGMAYIGQRPTINGMTRNIEVNIFDFNQEIYGQDIKMNFLKFLRHDVKFTGLEALTIQLQKDKEATLAYFNG